Below is a genomic region from Lepidochelys kempii isolate rLepKem1 chromosome 5, rLepKem1.hap2, whole genome shotgun sequence.
ATTCATGTAGGCTTTGTTGAATCTTAAGGCTTAGTTGAGAAGTAACACCATCCTCATTAAAAGTTGGCAGTCTGGTTTCAAACAGTAAAGATACCTGGGAAACCTGAAACATTATGGGAGTTCAGAGTACTCTTACAACAACTGCATCAGCTACATCATACCTTCCAAGTTTACCAAGTAGGGAAACTAAATAGCTTTTGTCAGCCTCCCTCACTTTCATATTCCACAAAGTGCACAATCAAGCACAGTTTTGATCACCAGGAGTGTTAGGAAAGGTTGAGGGTGACCTGGAGTAAGTTTCTAGGCCAAGgccaatatttaaagagaaagTAAGTTTCAATTAGTTTATTCAGGTATGGGTGAATTCACCTTCCAGCATCTAAATACTTTAATAAAGAGCGCACTTTTGAGCAAACTGATTTTTCTTAAATTAAGATCTAGACACAATGCCAACATTCACCCCATAAAGATTGAAGACCATTAATGAAGACTGACTGTAATTACCTTTCAGACTAAGCAGGCATTGGTAAAAATTACTTCTCTCCCTGCTGTAACCACCGTTTTGCAATTAAGCTCTCCAAATTTCAATGTTATTCATGAACAGGTCTGATTATGACAAATTTGATCCTAGGAAATAAGTAACCTCCATGTGCCACTACCCAACTGAGACAAGGGACTTCATAGAAGGtaacatttttcataataacttaAGCAAGAATTCATATGTTGCATTGATTATGCCCCAGGATATAATAGAGCGATGGTAATTCAGATGAGCTCCTCTGAAAAGACGTGTCAGTTTTCTATCACGTTCCAGCCAAATCTTCATGAAAACTTTTGGAAAAGACTGAAATTCCCCACCAATTTGAGATTGCATGCGAGCTTTTACAACATTCATTGGGAAAAACAAGAATCCCAACATGGCACCCAACAGCCCTCCACAGATAAAGTCATTGACCAAATGAGCACTATAAGAAGTTGCTTCGGGCAGACACTGCTTGATGGGTCCTCGCAGACCAAAAAAGAGTACATTACTCGGTCCATTTCGGATCAGAATAGGTACCAAACCCCGATAATATTCTTTAATTCCATAGTCTTTTAGCACCTTGAAAGCCTGGTAAGTGTTTGTAAATCTGTCATGATGTTTGTAGTCCTGAAGCAAAGTCTGGACCCGCTCAAAAGGTGTAAGAAGAGCTTCTGTGGTTCCTGCAAGCACTGCTGCCACACTGCAAGTCACAAGTTCAGGTGCATTTGTGTGcctctggagcagggaggagaaatCCTGATACAAGCCAAACATCAGGGCAAGAGTTGTAGTTTTCTGCATTAATGGAGGGAGGAGTCCACGGTACAGGTTTCGGATTCCATCGTTCTGTAACTGACACACTGCATCCCTTATTCTCACTCCATACAGTTGTTGTCGAAAGAGGACCTTCTGGATGGGAAAGGTGATTGCTATATTGGTGAAGGCTGCACAATATCCACAAAAATAATGTTTACCCGAGCTAACTTTTACAATGTGATGAGCAATATCTTGCTTTGAACTTGTTAGGACAAGATCTTCTGAATCCATCATACTGCTCTTTCTTTCGTCATACGGGTGTTGTCCTCTCCTACATCGAGAAGGCAAAGGAGAACGTGAACGCAGCTGCACAGaacccccctttcttttttttattcaTGTATATAAATCCTTTGCATGCATAAAGTCTTCAGGCAATTTCATGAAAATTCAGAGGAACAGAATGATAAATGCCACATTTGATCGCTCACACATGTACAAGTGGTTTCATTACAGCTCTCAAAGAACTGAAAGATTTATACATTGTTCAGCTAACTGACACAAGGTAGGGTAAAAAAGCAAGGAACTTTTTTGTTGATTAAATGCAAAAAGTTATAcacagaaataaattttaaaacgAAGTGGCATATTTAGTGCCATGTGAAAGCTGAAAATGTACGTGGAAGTTAGGAAATTCAGAAGTTAAGGTTCCTACACTACACATTAGTAATTttgacaattgttaatacaaaacaaatcaatgtatgtttttgtttttttaaacttgctattACAAGTCATCTTGACTATTCAGACTCATATTTTACATGACCCTGTAACAGACCAAACCTTATCTGTAAAGAACACATTTGCTATGGAGTAGAAATTACAGATCACAAACTATAGAAAATATGGGTATAGTCTCTAAAGAACTGTCTACACTATAACAACTTAGCTCAGGGAAAGTAAGCAGTTGGACAGATGTCAATTAGCAACCTACATGGTTTTATCCAAAGGCAGAACACCACAAAAATATAATGGGGATGGGTCGGAAGGAATCCGAATCGGTGCTGAGTGTACAATTTTGAAAGATCTTTTGGGTAAGTGTGAGATGCATTAAGGCAGGGGTCCCCAACACGGTGCCCGCAGGCACAATGACGCCTGCCGGGGCAGTTGTGTGCACCTGCAGGATACCACACCACCAAAACGCAACCGAGAAGCATTGCCGTTTCTTGGCGGCTTTTCAGCGGCGGGGCTTCTTTCCGCTGCCGCTTCTCGGCGGTGGGGTGTTTGGCGCCCGCCACACTCTGTTGGAAATAAgaatgtgctattcccacagaaaggttggggaccactgcattaAGGGATGGAAAATAAAAACCCACACAACCTGATTACATAGAGAAACAGCATTCCATAAAATACTGAATGCAACCTGAACATACAGtgggtttggggatgggaggagagaaGTTACCCCACTTAAGCAAACCATAAATTCAAATGTGGCTTGTCAAAATGGTAAGGTAATTTAAATAACTATGTCTGCATACTTGGCTATGCTATAATACCAAGTAAGTATAAAGAGCTGACTCCAGAATTATAATTAATCAATCCTAGGTGCACATATTGTCCTGTTAAAGGTCAGAGAAGAACTGGGACAACAAGTGAGTTCTTAATACAAGTATTATCTACAGAGAGTTCTAAATATCTGCAATTTCAAAGTTTTGTGACCTACACGAGAAAAGCTACGGTGTCTTAGACCCAAGTAtattatttgtgtttggttttaatataattttttcctttctttaacatCTGATTTTAGGCTATATTGTTTGGAAATTTCATTCAGTTCCAGAATAGTTAAATATAGCTCAGACTTCTAAAGGAGATATTTAAAGGTGTCTAAACTCTAAAGCCTACTCTGCTTTGCATTCTCCATCAGAAGGCATGAGCAcatggcagaggtgggcaaactacggcctgcgagACCCTCCTGTCCGGCTCCTGAGCTCCAgccgggaggctcgcccctgggccctcccctgccatcccccctcccctgcagcctgagcGCGCCGCAttgccagcgctctggcctgccGCTCTTGCAGGGCAGCACGGCTGGCCTCAGTatggtaagggagcagggggtcccggggaggcagttaggggacagggagcagttggatgggtcaggggttctgggggggccaatcagggagcagagggcggttcgatgggtcaggagttcttggggggggcagtaaggggacagggagcagttggacaGGACGAAGGTTCGGgggaggcggtcaggggatggggaacgagggggttggatagggtgtggaaATCCCAGGGGGCCTTTCAGGGGTCGGGGTGTGTGGATAggagttggggcagtcagggacagggagggttggatgggggtggagtcccaggggggcggttagggtctgggttggggggggggcagtcaggggacaggaaccTGCCTCTTTCTCCAATGGTACTCAGAAGTACCTAGGCTACTTTTCAGTTAAACTTTATTGCCAGCAATATAGTCCTCGAGCATTATGAAGAAATATAAGTTTTGGTTTGCGCCTTTGTTGCCAATGCCTATAAATCCCTACAGCTGTTCTAACACCACCCAACTCTTATAGAAAGCTTTTCTCATCAATAGATATTAAAGCCATTTAAAAAGGAGCTAAGCAtcattatcatccccattttacagatggggaaacaaggtcacccagcaggccagacccCAGAATGTCAGCtcagtgctctacccactgggcTACACAAACAACAGTAGGGTGAGAGAACTGTGCGAAGGGGATACTTTGCATCCCATTGCCTTTTACCTTTTTGTACCCATTTAACATGACAATGATGAAAGATTAGGAATCTTCCTGACTTTTGGCAACGAGGTCCCTGCTGTGCACTACGGAAAGTTAGTAAGTGAACATGACATCACCAATTAGAAAGTAGGTTTTGATGACCTGTACCTAAAACATCTAATTAACAACCTGGGTACCAGTACTGCAGACTTCCATGCCTCATTTCTAGAAGTGAAAatgtagttcagtctccatgtctttagtcttaggatatgtctacacaggaagCACATTACCAGGACTGTACAGGAATACCTGTCAACTATACATGCAAAGTACTCCTACTGTGAACACAGCTTTACTGGCAGAGCAGCAACTTGTACCAGTATAGTAAAAACACCCCTCTGAACAAAACAAGCTGTACCAATAAAAGTGCCGTTTTGATGGTATAACTCCATCCTCACTAGGCGTGTCTGCCAGCACATCTGTGTTGTCAGGGGTCACAGCTCTGACCAattatagctatgccagcagaagtctTTACTGGAGATCTGGCCTTGGTCTCTGCTAAAACAAACTAGAAGAGTTCCAATTATAAAGACAAGggctttttaatatttgtttgtttaaatttggcCACATGTTCATTAGGAATTTGACTGAGACCACCAAATCATTCCATATAGGTCACTCAGAAGCCACCTTTGGTAACTTTAGACTAATACTAGTTTGGGACATATCTGAACTAGTTGACCTACAAGTAACATGCTCCCTAATTCCCTGCATCACCCACTTCCCCAGGTCTGAGGTCTTCAGGGACTTGTCCATAAAAGCAAAAAGGGTGCCTCCTTCAATCATTTTAGCTCAACGTGACTGAAAAGCCCTAGTAACATACATGTAGATGCAGGCTAAGACCTCTGAATTTGTGTTAGCTGGTCATATTTTAGCCTTTTTTACTCGGGTAGTCGAGACCCTTGTGAGAAAATATATAATctattacatttattattttggtGCAAAGAGGACTAAAACCATGTAAAGGCAGGAAAGGCAGAGGTGGGTAACACTGGGATTTGTTAGTTCAAAGCCATATCAGGAGATAAAAATgtataaatgtaaacaagcaaTCATACACTGAGGACAGTCTAATGCAGGCCACTcccggtagacaggatactgggctggacagacctttggtctgacccattatggccattcttatgacacTGCTGCAAACCGCTGACAAGACAAACTCAACTAGTACATGACAAGCCTTACATGAACGTTTAAGCTTGGTTCTACTCCAAAAACTGACTCTAAAAATGGCATTGTCTCACTGATTTTTGTATCAAATTGCCCAAATTTGCAAAtaacagaatttttttctaaatgccaACTGGATGTTTAattgggggagggtgggtggaatAAATGGTGATACTCTCTGAAAATCTTCTCATAACCAAAATTCCACCCACTAAAGATGCTAAAATGGGATGCCACTCAGATTGGCTAGATCCTCATAAGAATGTCCCTTTACTTATCACATTCTTTGATCAAAGTTAAATAGTTAACTATGATGACATTTAAGTTATTACGCTTCAGAGTTAAATCTCCCTTTAAATGAATAGGGACAATTCAGACTTCCCTTATAACTGTTTCTGATCAGGCAGACTTAACTATACATTGGTTTACATTTGAAGATTACCTTCACAGCTACTAAAGgctaaagattttatttttaaaataaattttacattCTGGAGCAAGAGGTAGTCACCAAAGAAAATCACTGGCTAacctaaatcaggggtgggcaaactttttggcccgagggccacatctgggtggggaaattgcttgcagggccagggcagggggttggggtgcggagtgtgggagggggtgcggtgtgcaggaaggggctcag
It encodes:
- the SLC25A51 gene encoding mitochondrial nicotinamide adenine dinucleotide transporter SLC25A51 isoform X2 — translated: MRGQHPYDERKSSMMDSEDLVLTSSKQDIAHHIVKVSSGKHYFCGYCAAFTNIAITFPIQKVLFRQQLYGVRIRDAVCQLQNDGIRNLYRGLLPPLMQKTTTLALMFGLYQDFSSLLQRHTNAPELVTCSVAAVLAGTTEALLTPFERVQTLLQDYKHHDRFTNTYQAFKVLKDYGIKEYYRGLVPILIRNGPSNVLFFGLRGPIKQCLPEATSYSAHLVNDFICGGLLGAMLGFLFFPMNVVKARMQSQIGGEFQSFPKVFMKIWLERDRKLTRLFRGAHLNYHRSIISWGIINATYEFLLKLL
- the SLC25A51 gene encoding mitochondrial nicotinamide adenine dinucleotide transporter SLC25A51 isoform X1, whose amino-acid sequence is MMDSEDLVLTSSKQDIAHHIVKVSSGKHYFCGYCAAFTNIAITFPIQKVLFRQQLYGVRIRDAVCQLQNDGIRNLYRGLLPPLMQKTTTLALMFGLYQDFSSLLQRHTNAPELVTCSVAAVLAGTTEALLTPFERVQTLLQDYKHHDRFTNTYQAFKVLKDYGIKEYYRGLVPILIRNGPSNVLFFGLRGPIKQCLPEATSYSAHLVNDFICGGLLGAMLGFLFFPMNVVKARMQSQIGGEFQSFPKVFMKIWLERDRKLTRLFRGAHLNYHRSIISWGIINATYEFLLKLL